A segment of the Fusarium musae strain F31 chromosome 2, whole genome shotgun sequence genome:
TAGTTTCGAAGTCTAAGACATTGTCAGCATGGGCATAGCGTCAGAGCAGGGGATCTTAACTTACAGTAGTACAGTAAAAAGTCGTATGAAATGATACCAAAGGTCAGCGAGATAaggtagaagaagaagtgtCGGTGGTTGTTAATGCCGACACAGTTGTAAACCCAAGGACAGTGGTGATCATGCTTGGCAACGCATCGCTGACAACGACGGCAGTGTTTGCTTCGAAGCGGCGTTTGAATCATACAAGTAACACAGAAGTTGGTCTCGTCGTATTTCCACTGCGACAAAAGTCCGTCGATGACAGCCTTCTGTTCCGCAATTCCGTTCATCTTTGGTACAAAGCCCGGGTCGTATCTCATGCTGGCAACGTAGAAGTACGCGGTGAAACCCAAGAAGATGCcgaagaagaggttgagaaagGTGTGGCCGTGACCCTCACTCGCGCCAAGTGTTGTGGCAAAGAGGACTGTCGTCAACCAATTCACACCTGTTAAGAAGAGCGTAGCCGCAAAGATACCAGTGAGCCAAGGAGTCTTGTGAAAGTGTCGCATATCAGGAGGCGCATATTCCAGTACTTGCTGAGCAACCCACTGAACACCGTAAACGACAGCGAATCCAAGAGGAACGCCAATATAAACAGGCGCACTCGAAACAGCCATAAGCATGCCCCAAACCAGAACAAACGGCCAGATGAACAAGAACCTCGTAACAAAGGCTCTCTTATCCTTCAAGAAATAGCTAGCACCAGGCCAAGGAGGCACCGCGGGATGACCGTCCTCGTTGAAACCGCATTCTCGAAGCGCTCTGTGCCAAGCGCCCTCCGTATTAAGCTCGTTGGCCGTCACAGCAGGAGTCTTACCCGTCTGTGTCTTTGCGAATCGATCGGCGCCGTACTCGATAAGTTTGAGAATACATCCCGGGCTTCCCTTGACGAGCGCCCAGTGTAGCGCCGTAAAGCCCTGCTCGTCCGTCGCATGCACGCTTGCGCCCCAGCGGAGAAACAGATCGACGCATTGGGGGAAGCCCTTGTACGCAGCCCACATGAGCGCAGTGTGGCCGAACGTGTCGATAACGTCGACGGGGATTCCCTGGTGAAGCAGGAGGACAATCAGAAGGACGTTGCCGTTGAATGTCGAGATGTGAAGCGTGTTATAACCTTGAGCGTCGGTGATGAGAGGGTCCGCGCCGTGCTGGAGGAGCAGATTGACGGTATAGTAATGGCATCGCTGGGCGGCCCATTGAAGAGCCGTTGCTACGGATTCTCCGCCCTTTCTGTTAATTTCGGCGCCGTGTTCGATCAAGAATTTGCACATCGCATATTGATTGTTAATCGCAGCCCACTGTACGCAATGTCAGCCAAAGTCCCCCATCATCTCAACAGTCGCCGCATCGCTTGGAACTCACATGTAGGGGCGTGATACCCTCATCGTCATGGTAGGTCGCATCGTACTCGCCCGACTCGAAAAGCTTCTCCATGGCCGGTACGTCTCCTATCCTAGCGATCTGCATGATATCCTCCTCCTGGGCCTGCGTATCACCCGGTAGACTGCCCATCTCGACTTCGTTATTCAGCTTTGGCGTAGCGGCATTCGATTTGCCCGTCATCTGGATGGGCGCGGTCTGGCCGGAGGTGGAACTGGTGCTGATGCTCCCCATGGCAGGCTGGCTTGTAGCGCGGGGAGGAACAAGGCGATACTGGGTAAGGACGAAAAGATGATTGAGAAGGTCGACTATTCGTACATAAACATTATCTATCAGGGCTTGTACACACGCGCGAtaagaaaagagaagcagTGAATGATGGAAGAAGGGGAGAAAAGTGAAGTGAATGGGCTTGGCTGAGTCTTGGCTGAATTTTGGAAGGGCAGCGCGTGGAGTAGGCCTACGTATTACTGAAGCCGTGATGCCGAGAGGCTGAGCTCAGACCCTCCCCTATGGGGAAAGCCGCCCGCAAGAAAAGCTCAGGGCTGAGAGATGAAGCTGGTTCTTTTtatccttatttttaaagtatcaTGATCATTCAAATACTTAGGTAGCGAGCACAAgagtacttttttttaatctatacTACACACAATTCCAAAAACAAACACTACATCACAAGGTCTTCCAAGTTACTTCATTAATTGACCTCACTTGTCTTTGGCAACCCAAGTTTGGGACTCCCCTCGAGTCTGCACTAGGGAACCGGCACTGCCATTGCCTTTAAATTAACAGGGTCGTTTTGTGGCTGATTACGTCCCATTTCCCCCTTATCCCCTTTCTGTTACAGTGGGATTTCGACATCTTCGCTCATTGGACACAACGTATTTCCTGTCGTTCGTGGCTGtggctgaggctgatgtcGGATGTGGGGACGCCAGTCTAGGAGCTTGCTTCCAGTGGGCTGGCCAGATATCGCTTCGCACAAGCTTTGTCAAACCCAGTAACAGCCAACTGTCTGAATAGCGTCATTCCACGATCGCATTCGACGTCAGCGAGGCTTGTCAACCCGCGGAGAAGTCTGGACTGACTCCCTCTGCTCTACCATCGACAGCTACCGCGACGACTCAGGCGCCCATTGGTGCCGCACATCGCCCACCATGGCCAACTTCGTCGCTACCGTCGAGGCCATCATGACACCCTCGCTCGCCACAATCATCATTGGTGCActtatcatcatcggcgcTCCTATAATTCTTCACCTTATCCTCTCCTCATCAAGGACTTACACCGTCGCCCCCAGCGTCCTCCTTCTCGGTCCCGCCAACGCTGGCAAGACGTCACTTCTCACACTCTTTGAGCGCGGCGCTTCTGGTACCGAGACGCACACTTCCCAGGTGTCGCACGATGTCGAGCTCAACGCCTCTACCGACTCGGAGAACAAGCACTCGTACCGTAATCACGATACCCACGATGGTACATACACCAAGTTCTTGCTCGTCGATACTCCTGGACATGGAAAGCTGCGAAACGTACCCATGGGCAAGCTGGACCGCACTGAAAAACTAAAGGCCGTTGTGTTCTTGGTGGATGCCGCTGCTATCGGAGAGCCCGAGGTTCTTGCGCCCACCGCTGCGTATCTCTACGACGTGCTGCTCTTCCTCCAGAAGCGCGCTACCAccgccaaggtcaaggcttcGATCCCTATTCTTATCGCCGCTAACAAGATGGACCTCTTTACCGCTTTGCCATCGACACTTGTCAAGTCCAACCTCGAAGCCGAGCTGACGAGGATTCGTGCTTCGCGAAGCAAGGGACTGCTGGACTCGGGCGTCGGATCTGACGACATTGGCTCGGAGGAGCAGGATTCTTGGCTGGGCGAGTACGGTTCCTCCAAGTTCACCTTCAGCCAGCTCCAGGAGTTTGAcatcgatgttgatgtcCTCCCTGGAAACGTCACTGGCGATGGTCCTGGAGCAGacaagtggtggtggtggatcGCTCAGCGGGTATAACAGCGGCGATTAATACATCACAGGAGGGGAGAAATGTGATGACACAATTATATTAATGacattttttttaatttacgcAGCTGATTCCATCGCAAATGCCATGTAGATGTTGAGTCTACCGCCCAAAATTCAGTCTATCAAAAATCCCATCTTTTCTATAAGGTATCCTGGAACGCCAGACGTGAATGTCGTTGAAAACATGAGTACTCGTTCCCCCCTCCTCTCGCGAGGTTTTCTCCCATCTACAACTTCTTGTTGATCATCCATGTGAGGAGATCAACCTTTGTAACAATAGCAATAGGCTTGGACAGAGACTTGGAGTCGTCAGTCTTCTCAGTGACGACCGCTGCACTGTTCCACTCAAAAAACTTGCTAAGTGTGGTAAGGGGTGTATCCTTTGTGATCTCGACGAATTGCCTGCGCTTGCCGGGGTTGATGGGGGAAGCGAATTCGCGAGGATCAGTGACGATCTCGTCGAGGCGCGCAAAGTCAAACATTACGTCTGATACGGGGCTCTGGGCGGTGGCGCGGCCGCGGGAGATGTAGCTTAGGAGATTACCCAGTGTGACGAGACCGACGAGCTTGTGGCCGTTGGCGGAGAGGACGGGGAGTTGGTCGAAGCCCTTGTCGCGCATGGTCTCGATGGCCTCGGAGCAGGAGGAGTTGGCACCGACGGATGTGACGGGCTTGAGGCGCAGAGAGGCAATGGTGGCACCCTCGTAAGGGTCGGTAGTCTTCTTTTGGCTGTTGCCGTTGACGGTGGATTCGACACCGTTGACGGGGAGGAGATCGTTGGCGGCGAGCCAGTCGTCATCAGCGAACTTGGAGAGGTAGCTTCGGATGCTATCGGGCAGGACAACAACTACGACATCGCCCTTCTTAAAGTTGTACTCCTTCACGGCGAGGATCATGGCAGCCATAGCGGAACCAGAGCTACCTCCAACGAGAATACCCTCCTCGGCGATAAGTCGTCGGGCAAGGTGGAAAGACTGTCGGTCATCGGTCTTGTACCACTTATCAACGATCTGCTGATCAAGCACATCGGGAATGAAATCATATCCGATACCCTCCACCTTATAAGACTCATTGGCATGCTCCTCGTTCAGAAGCTCAGGCAGAGCAAGGATACTGCCGTGAGGATCCGCAGCAATGACCTTGATGTCCTTGTTATGCTTCTTCAGACCACGAGCGAGACCAGTGATGGTACCACCagtaccagcaccagcaacaaTAGCGTTGATCTTGCCGGCGGTCTGCTCCCAGATCTCCTCAGCGGTGCCGTACTCGTGGGCGAGAGGGTTGTTCTCGTTGCTGTACTGGTCGAGAATATGGGCGTTGGGAAGCTCCTTCTCGAGACGGCGGGCAACACCGATGTGAGACTCGGGGGCATCCCAAGCAGCTTGTGTAGGAGTACGGATGATGGTTGCGCCGAGGGCACGGAGGACAGAGACCTTTTCGGCGGACATCTTCTCAGGGAGTGTGATGATAGTCTTGTAGCCCTTGATAGCTCCGACGAGAGCAAGACCGATACCACTATTACAGTCAGCTGAGATCAGAGAGCTTTAGATTGTGGTGATCTTACGTGTTTCCACTGGTAGGCTCGATAAGAGTGTCGCCAGGCTTGATTCTTCCGctcttctctgcctcttcaATCATGCGCAGAGCAATTCTGTCCTTAACACTGCCTCCAGCGCTGAACAGCTCTGGCTTGACGTAGACATCGCACTCGATGCCCAGCGACTGGGGGATCTTGTTAAGTCTAACGAGAGGAGTATTTCCGATGAGCTCTGTCGCCGAGAGGA
Coding sequences within it:
- the AKR1 gene encoding palmitoyltransferase akr1 (EggNog:ENOG41) codes for the protein MGSISTSSTSGQTAPIQMTGKSNAATPKLNNEVEMGSLPGDTQAQEEDIMQIARIGDVPAMEKLFESGEYDATYHDDEGITPLHWAAINNQYAMCKFLIEHGAEINRKGGESVATALQWAAQRCHYYTVNLLLQHGADPLITDAQGYNTLHISTFNGNVLLIVLLLHQGIPVDVIDTFGHTALMWAAYKGFPQCVDLFLRWGASVHATDEQGFTALHWALVKGSPGCILKLIEYGADRFAKTQTGKTPAVTANELNTEGAWHRALRECGFNEDGHPAVPPWPGASYFLKDKRAFVTRFLFIWPFVLVWGMLMAVSSAPVYIGVPLGFAVVYGVQWVAQQVLEYAPPDMRHFHKTPWLTGIFAATLFLTGVNWLTTVLFATTLGASEGHGHTFLNLFFGIFLGFTAYFYVASMRYDPGFVPKMNGIAEQKAVIDGLLSQWKYDETNFCVTCMIQTPLRSKHCRRCQRCVAKHDHHCPWVYNCVGINNHRHFFFYLISLTFGIISYDFLLYYYFETISSNASDSCNVLSPNLCKFINADSYTAILAVWITLQLLWVTMLLFTQFIQVARAMTTYENMFGVRDGSAITALTSTGAPLDPNHPSLSATATPGGHHHKHKGGMLKSLSRTLGVDPFIETITGRGAVSTKNKRKKKNPYSRGCIANCKDFWCDPAPIFGQRENGAAVLGGERVDYTAMYESPGLMQLTGRRERGGYEAVGTEEV
- a CDS encoding hypothetical protein (EggNog:ENOG41), which translates into the protein MANFVATVEAIMTPSLATIIIGALIIIGAPIILHLILSSSRTYTVAPSVLLLGPANAGKTSLLTLFERGASGTETHTSQVSHDVELNASTDSENKHSYRNHDTHDGTYTKFLLVDTPGHGKLRNVPMGKLDRTEKLKAVVFLVDAAAIGEPEVLAPTAAYLYDVLLFLQKRATTAKVKASIPILIAANKMDLFTALPSTLVKSNLEAELTRIRASRSKGLLDSGVGSDDIGSEEQDSWLGEYGSSKFTFSQLQEFDIDVDVLPGNVTGDGPGADKWWWWIAQRV